One Haloarcula sp. CBA1127 genomic window carries:
- a CDS encoding LUD domain-containing protein — translation MATADEIRELMRTEGAAVAENTQGFNTGRYDSVADLEDYEELKRAARSIKEDAIEDLPDLLDQLTETVEANGGTVYIADDAADANDYIRDVVDERAADRVVKSKSMTSEEIEVNEALEADGVDVVETDLGEWVLQIADEAPSHIVAPAIHKSRESIAELFNEQFDPDEPLETAEELTHFAREKLGEQIVDAEVGITGANFIAADTGTMALVTSEGNARKTVAATDTHVAVAGVEKVIPTVADLHPFIELIGRSGTGQDITSYVSLLTPPVDTPVVDFTDDETPLSEFDSDRDFHLVLIDNGRLEMRDDEQLRETLYCIRCSACSNSCANFQSVGGHAFGGETYSGGIATGWEAGIEGVDVAEEFNDLCTGCTRCVNACPVGIDIPWINTVVRDRINRDKDAPGEWLVDGLTPDEEDDGAPLQKRFFGNFETVAKLGSATAPVSNWLAGTTLSRRAMDRILGIDPRRDLPTFERETLVDWAASRDSQVAKPERRAVLYPDLYTNHVQVERGKAAVKVLESLGVDVVVPPAPSSGRAPLSQGMIATATDHAERVTETLGPHIEDGRDVVVIEPSDHAMFTREYERLIDEAAFTSIAENSYEVFEYVFGLLDNGASVESLSTATGAEIAYHSHCQQRTLGLEAHTVAVLEDCGYDVVTSDVECCGMAGSFGYKSDYYELSMDVGDRLRTQLRDDGVQDRPVVASGTSCLEQIDALLERQPRHPIELLAT, via the coding sequence ATGGCAACCGCAGACGAAATCCGCGAGCTGATGCGGACCGAGGGTGCGGCAGTCGCGGAGAACACGCAGGGGTTCAACACGGGGCGTTACGACTCTGTCGCGGATTTAGAGGACTACGAGGAACTCAAGCGAGCGGCCCGGAGTATCAAGGAGGACGCCATCGAGGACCTTCCAGATCTCCTCGACCAACTGACGGAGACTGTCGAAGCGAACGGGGGAACGGTGTACATCGCCGACGACGCCGCCGACGCAAACGACTACATCCGCGACGTCGTCGACGAGCGAGCGGCTGACCGGGTCGTCAAGAGCAAGTCGATGACCAGCGAGGAGATCGAAGTCAACGAAGCGCTCGAAGCGGACGGCGTGGACGTAGTGGAGACGGATCTGGGCGAATGGGTGTTGCAGATCGCCGACGAAGCCCCCTCCCACATCGTTGCCCCCGCGATTCACAAGTCACGCGAGAGTATCGCGGAGCTGTTCAACGAACAGTTCGACCCCGATGAGCCACTGGAGACGGCCGAGGAACTGACCCATTTCGCTCGCGAGAAACTCGGTGAGCAGATCGTCGACGCGGAAGTCGGCATTACCGGTGCGAACTTCATCGCGGCCGATACCGGAACGATGGCGCTGGTCACCAGCGAGGGCAACGCCCGCAAAACGGTGGCTGCGACGGACACGCACGTCGCCGTCGCTGGCGTCGAAAAAGTCATTCCGACAGTCGCAGACCTCCATCCGTTCATCGAACTCATCGGTCGGTCGGGCACCGGGCAGGACATTACATCGTACGTCTCGCTGCTGACTCCTCCGGTTGACACGCCGGTCGTCGATTTCACCGACGACGAAACACCATTGTCGGAATTTGATTCCGACCGCGATTTCCATCTTGTGTTGATCGACAACGGCCGACTGGAGATGCGAGACGACGAGCAGCTTCGGGAGACGCTGTACTGCATCCGATGTTCCGCCTGTTCGAACTCGTGTGCGAACTTCCAGAGCGTCGGTGGCCACGCCTTCGGCGGGGAGACGTATTCGGGTGGCATTGCGACGGGCTGGGAGGCCGGCATCGAAGGGGTAGACGTGGCCGAGGAGTTCAACGACCTCTGTACCGGGTGTACGCGGTGTGTGAACGCCTGCCCGGTCGGTATCGACATCCCCTGGATCAACACCGTCGTCCGGGACCGAATCAACCGCGACAAGGACGCCCCCGGAGAGTGGCTCGTCGACGGACTCACGCCCGACGAGGAGGACGACGGTGCGCCACTGCAAAAGCGCTTCTTCGGCAACTTCGAGACCGTCGCAAAACTCGGCAGCGCCACCGCACCGGTGTCGAACTGGCTCGCCGGGACGACGCTCTCCCGCCGAGCTATGGACCGGATTCTGGGCATCGACCCGCGTCGGGACCTCCCGACGTTCGAGCGGGAGACGCTCGTCGACTGGGCCGCTTCCCGCGACTCGCAGGTGGCCAAACCCGAACGCCGAGCGGTACTGTATCCGGACCTGTACACGAACCACGTGCAGGTCGAGCGCGGCAAAGCCGCTGTGAAGGTACTCGAATCGCTGGGTGTCGACGTGGTTGTTCCACCGGCACCATCCAGCGGCCGCGCGCCGCTATCCCAGGGGATGATCGCGACGGCGACCGACCATGCGGAACGAGTCACGGAGACGCTCGGCCCCCACATTGAAGACGGTCGCGACGTGGTCGTTATTGAACCGAGCGACCACGCGATGTTCACGCGCGAGTACGAGCGGCTCATCGACGAGGCGGCGTTCACCAGCATCGCGGAAAACAGCTACGAGGTGTTCGAATACGTGTTCGGGCTGCTCGACAACGGGGCGTCCGTCGAGTCACTCTCGACAGCCACCGGCGCTGAAATCGCGTACCACAGCCACTGCCAGCAGCGGACCCTCGGGCTCGAAGCCCACACTGTCGCTGTCCTCGAAGACTGTGGCTACGACGTGGTCACGTCCGACGTGGAGTGTTGCGGCATGGCCGGGAGCTTCGGGTACAAGTCCGATTACTACGAGTTGAGCATGGACGTCGGCGACCGACTCCGGACGCAGTTGCGCGACGACGGTGTCCAGGACCGGCCCGTGGTCGCCAGCGGGACTTCCTGTCTGGAGCAGATCGACGCCCTGCTGGAACGACAGCCACGTCATCCGATCGAGCTACTGGCGACGTAA
- a CDS encoding DUF362 domain-containing protein, giving the protein MNTPDQQIAADALSVPEETIIDACGDPPLPELGVIEQNWETDPIAPDDVATHAARAVESLSFADVSEGGKVALGVGSRGIANLPTIVAGVVDAVSDAGYEPFVFPAMGSHGGATGEGQRTMLNELGVTESAIGCEIRSTMDVVEVGRTPDRDVPVVADDNAVAADAIIPINRVKPHTDFDGPVESGLSKMLVIGMGKQRGAQIAHKWAVDWSFRRMIPEITGQLLDELPIVGGVAIVEDQHDETTLIEGVPPSGFLDREAELLETAYELMPKLPFDDLDLVIFDRQGKEISGQGLDTNVIGRRPFSINEPAPETPDIKRIFTRGLTEKTHGNAMGVGSADVVHEDVVAELDARTSLINALTASTIRGVKLPPVVETDRAGIVAALSTIGVVDTDTVRMLRAADTMHLHQLYASPALVEAARERDDLRVVEAPSPVEFDNGQLVAPTLRE; this is encoded by the coding sequence ATGAACACACCCGATCAACAGATCGCGGCGGACGCCCTCTCCGTCCCAGAAGAAACAATCATCGATGCCTGTGGCGACCCGCCGCTCCCCGAACTCGGCGTCATCGAACAGAACTGGGAAACGGACCCGATAGCGCCGGACGACGTCGCAACACACGCGGCCCGGGCGGTCGAATCCCTGTCTTTTGCCGACGTGTCAGAAGGCGGCAAAGTCGCACTGGGCGTCGGCAGCCGTGGTATCGCGAACCTGCCCACTATTGTCGCCGGTGTCGTCGACGCGGTTTCCGACGCCGGCTACGAGCCATTCGTCTTCCCGGCGATGGGAAGCCACGGTGGGGCTACTGGCGAGGGCCAGCGAACGATGCTGAACGAACTGGGCGTGACCGAGTCGGCTATCGGCTGTGAAATCCGGTCGACGATGGACGTGGTCGAGGTCGGACGAACACCCGACCGGGACGTGCCCGTCGTCGCCGACGACAACGCGGTGGCGGCTGATGCAATCATCCCTATCAACCGCGTCAAGCCGCACACGGACTTCGACGGGCCAGTCGAGAGTGGGCTCTCAAAGATGCTCGTCATCGGCATGGGCAAGCAACGCGGCGCACAGATCGCGCACAAGTGGGCCGTCGACTGGTCGTTCCGGCGGATGATTCCAGAGATCACCGGGCAGTTGCTCGACGAGTTGCCGATTGTCGGCGGCGTCGCAATCGTCGAGGACCAGCATGACGAGACGACGCTGATAGAGGGCGTGCCGCCGAGTGGCTTCCTCGACCGCGAGGCGGAACTGTTAGAGACCGCCTACGAACTGATGCCGAAGCTCCCGTTCGACGATCTCGATCTCGTGATATTCGACCGCCAGGGGAAGGAGATCAGCGGCCAGGGACTCGATACCAACGTCATCGGTCGCCGACCGTTCTCGATAAACGAGCCGGCCCCAGAGACACCGGACATCAAGCGCATCTTCACACGCGGGCTGACAGAGAAGACCCACGGGAACGCGATGGGCGTCGGCTCCGCCGATGTCGTCCACGAGGATGTCGTCGCAGAACTTGACGCGCGAACGTCGCTTATCAATGCGCTCACCGCAAGCACGATTCGCGGGGTGAAACTACCGCCAGTGGTCGAAACCGACCGTGCCGGCATCGTCGCCGCGCTGTCGACGATAGGGGTCGTCGATACCGACACCGTTCGCATGCTCCGTGCAGCCGACACGATGCATCTCCACCAGCTCTACGCTTCGCCGGCGCTGGTCGAGGCCGCACGCGAACGCGACGACCTCCGTGTGGTCGAAGCGCCGTCGCCGGTCGAGTTTGATAACGGACAGCTCGTCGCACCGACGCTCCGGGAGTAG
- a CDS encoding glycerate kinase has product MIQNRAALAANAIREVALDCIEAAVAAAAPEVATRSVVSRDGETLTVGETTYDLGNYTDVVLVGGGKATGGVTRALESILSDSLSGGHIVVKQAVDTETVRSSVGDHPLPSNRNVEATTDILERVDEADEDTLVLFVLTGGASALLSAPAGDLTLDDLQTTTDRLLSGGVPIEEINAVRKHLSDLKGGQIARRAAPATVAGLLISDVVGNDLSTIGSGPSVPDETTYEDALDVFSQYNVTPPPAVRDHLEVGQNGRISETPFPDDSVFDRVTNHLIGDNATALDAAAAVAREAGYEPLVLTSRLRGEAREVAKPLVAIVEEATATGTPVEPPAVLLAGGETTVTVTGDGGQGGPNQEFVLSGALDHDGDAVIAAVDTDGEDGSSDAAGAIADASIIDDRKRARDALLANDAGSYLSQIEATVETGPTGTNVNDVAVLVIPDPNE; this is encoded by the coding sequence ATGATTCAGAACCGGGCCGCACTGGCTGCCAACGCTATACGCGAGGTGGCACTCGATTGTATCGAGGCCGCCGTGGCCGCGGCTGCGCCAGAAGTAGCCACTAGGTCGGTCGTCAGCCGCGACGGTGAGACGCTGACAGTCGGTGAGACAACGTACGACCTCGGTAACTACACCGATGTCGTCCTTGTCGGCGGCGGGAAAGCCACGGGCGGCGTGACCCGTGCGCTCGAATCCATTCTCAGCGACTCCCTCAGTGGCGGTCACATCGTCGTCAAGCAGGCTGTCGACACTGAAACTGTCCGGAGTTCCGTCGGAGATCACCCGCTACCGTCGAACCGGAACGTCGAAGCGACGACCGATATACTGGAAAGAGTCGACGAAGCCGACGAAGACACACTTGTTCTGTTTGTCCTGACCGGCGGAGCCAGTGCGCTTCTGTCGGCTCCGGCCGGGGACCTGACACTGGACGACCTCCAGACGACGACCGACAGACTCCTGAGTGGCGGCGTCCCGATTGAAGAAATCAACGCAGTCCGGAAGCACCTTTCTGACCTGAAAGGGGGGCAGATAGCACGGCGTGCGGCTCCCGCCACTGTCGCCGGGCTACTGATCAGCGACGTTGTCGGGAACGACCTCTCGACCATCGGTAGCGGGCCTTCAGTTCCGGATGAGACCACCTACGAGGACGCCCTTGACGTGTTTTCTCAGTACAACGTCACTCCACCGCCGGCCGTTCGAGACCACCTCGAAGTCGGACAAAACGGCCGAATATCGGAGACACCGTTTCCCGATGATTCGGTCTTTGACCGTGTTACGAACCACCTCATCGGGGACAACGCAACCGCGCTTGACGCCGCCGCTGCCGTCGCACGGGAGGCCGGGTATGAACCGCTCGTGCTCACGTCTCGCCTGCGCGGCGAGGCCCGTGAGGTGGCGAAACCGCTCGTCGCTATCGTCGAAGAAGCCACGGCGACGGGAACACCGGTCGAGCCGCCGGCCGTCCTCCTCGCCGGCGGCGAAACGACTGTGACCGTGACCGGAGACGGTGGACAGGGCGGCCCCAATCAGGAGTTCGTCCTCTCCGGCGCACTGGACCACGACGGGGACGCGGTCATCGCCGCCGTCGACACTGACGGGGAAGACGGGAGCTCCGACGCAGCCGGGGCTATCGCTGATGCGAGCATCATCGACGACCGCAAACGAGCCCGCGATGCGCTGCTTGCAAACGACGCCGGCTCGTACCTCTCTCAAATCGAGGCGACAGTCGAGACTGGGCCGACCGGGACGAACGTCAACGACGTGGCTGTGCTCGTTATCCCAGATCCGAACGAGTAG
- a CDS encoding NAD-dependent epimerase/dehydratase family protein produces MNEVSNCRVLVTGGGGFIGSHLTSTLAVENDVRVLDDFSTGRRANLPEDVTVIEGDIRNKETVSEAMDDVDIVFHEAAMVSVPESIEEPVDCHEVNGSATVTVLDCARRQDARVVLASSAAVYGNPETVPIREEEPADPRTPYGIEKHLGEQYAQFYTERYGLPTVPLRYFNVYGPRGLDGEYAGVIGTFIRQAQASNPLTVEGDGEQTRDFVHVDDVVRANLLAATTDAIGRPFNVGTGRSITINELAETVRDVVGTDVAINHVPERTEDIRESEADLSDARTLLGYEPTVSLERGLELTLSAEGE; encoded by the coding sequence ATGAATGAGGTCAGCAATTGTCGGGTGCTAGTTACCGGGGGAGGTGGGTTCATTGGAAGCCATCTAACATCAACGTTAGCGGTAGAGAACGATGTTCGAGTCCTTGATGACTTCTCGACGGGACGGCGAGCAAACCTCCCGGAGGATGTGACTGTCATTGAGGGAGACATACGAAATAAGGAAACAGTCAGCGAAGCGATGGACGACGTCGACATAGTTTTTCATGAGGCCGCGATGGTCAGTGTCCCCGAGTCAATCGAGGAGCCGGTCGACTGTCACGAAGTCAACGGGTCGGCAACTGTCACCGTTCTCGATTGCGCTCGACGGCAGGATGCACGGGTCGTACTCGCCTCCAGTGCCGCCGTCTACGGCAATCCCGAGACAGTCCCGATTAGAGAAGAGGAGCCGGCCGATCCACGCACTCCATATGGAATCGAGAAGCATCTCGGTGAACAGTATGCGCAGTTTTACACAGAACGGTACGGCCTGCCGACAGTTCCGTTACGATACTTCAACGTCTATGGGCCGCGTGGGCTTGACGGGGAGTACGCCGGTGTCATCGGCACCTTCATTCGTCAGGCGCAGGCAAGCAACCCGCTCACAGTCGAGGGTGACGGGGAACAGACGCGAGATTTCGTCCACGTCGATGATGTCGTACGTGCAAACCTGCTTGCAGCTACAACGGATGCTATCGGCAGGCCGTTCAACGTCGGAACTGGACGAAGTATCACTATCAACGAACTCGCCGAAACCGTCCGTGATGTCGTCGGTACGGATGTAGCAATAAATCACGTCCCCGAACGTACGGAGGACATCAGGGAGAGCGAAGCAGATCTCAGTGACGCACGCACACTGCTTGGATATGAACCAACAGTGTCGCTCGAAAGGGGGCTTGAACTGACGCTCAGTGCTGAAGGGGAATAA
- a CDS encoding glycosyltransferase family 2 protein, whose amino-acid sequence MSDRIQQSPASDGIREVSKNLPAVGLIATESNAEWIAAEILRIHSRAHQAIVTAAVDADLQALTFARWLDAEVVLPSGNWAETDTPRERLRLFAKQAGYPGLLYHGEEKGSVNLSASREALESTEKFTVDARLEPVTEPDPTVMVGIPAYNEAATIGAVVESAKNYVDTVLVVDDGSTDDTVEVAAAAGATVYEHDRNIGYGGALNSIFDQADRGDADHLVILDADGQHDPSDIPELIEQQQKSGAEVVIGNRFDQDADTEIPLYRRFGLFAVNLMTNLSLGILKPANQISDTQSGFRAYSTEAITSLAEDNSIGDQMDASTNILYHAHSNSYQITEVPTTIDYDVETSNNLGPVEHGLTLVGNIIRTVEREHPIMLLGVPGVSCVLIGFVFTYLTMFSYLQSGTFPLGHALASTTFTIIGILAAFTGIILHSLELYRQ is encoded by the coding sequence ATGTCGGATAGAATCCAGCAATCACCCGCTAGTGACGGTATCCGCGAGGTTTCGAAGAACTTGCCCGCGGTGGGACTAATCGCGACCGAGTCGAACGCTGAGTGGATCGCGGCTGAAATCCTTCGCATACATTCACGGGCACATCAGGCAATCGTTACAGCTGCTGTTGATGCTGACCTTCAGGCACTCACTTTTGCCAGGTGGCTTGATGCAGAGGTGGTTCTCCCTTCTGGAAACTGGGCTGAGACCGATACCCCTCGCGAGCGGTTGCGTCTGTTCGCTAAGCAAGCAGGGTATCCAGGACTCCTGTATCATGGTGAAGAGAAGGGATCAGTTAATCTCTCGGCGAGCCGCGAAGCCCTGGAGAGTACCGAGAAATTCACCGTCGACGCCCGTCTTGAACCTGTTACCGAGCCGGATCCGACCGTCATGGTCGGCATTCCCGCGTACAACGAGGCGGCGACGATTGGGGCAGTAGTGGAGTCTGCTAAGAACTATGTAGACACCGTTCTGGTGGTCGACGATGGGAGTACTGACGACACCGTCGAAGTCGCAGCGGCGGCCGGTGCGACAGTGTATGAGCACGACCGTAACATCGGGTATGGCGGTGCCCTCAACAGTATTTTTGACCAAGCTGACCGAGGTGACGCCGACCACTTGGTCATACTTGACGCCGATGGGCAGCACGACCCCAGTGATATCCCGGAATTAATCGAACAACAGCAGAAATCCGGAGCAGAAGTTGTCATCGGTAATCGGTTTGATCAGGATGCAGACACCGAGATCCCGTTGTACAGGCGGTTTGGCCTATTTGCGGTTAACCTCATGACAAACCTCAGCCTCGGAATCCTCAAGCCGGCAAATCAGATCAGCGATACACAGAGCGGATTCCGTGCGTATAGTACAGAGGCCATAACCTCGCTCGCTGAGGACAACTCAATCGGTGACCAGATGGATGCAAGTACCAATATTCTGTACCATGCCCACTCAAATAGCTACCAGATCACAGAGGTTCCGACGACGATAGATTACGACGTGGAGACTTCTAACAACCTTGGTCCAGTTGAGCATGGGCTTACGCTCGTTGGAAACATTATTCGGACGGTTGAGCGAGAACATCCTATTATGTTGCTCGGCGTGCCTGGTGTCTCCTGTGTTCTGATCGGATTTGTGTTTACTTACCTTACGATGTTTAGCTATCTTCAGTCCGGGACTTTCCCACTTGGACATGCTCTGGCTAGCACTACCTTCACAATTATTGGCATCCTCGCAGCTTTCACTGGGATCATTCTCCACTCCCTAGAATTGTACCGCCAATAG
- a CDS encoding nucleotide sugar dehydrogenase: MTICVHGLGYIGLATASLFANEGTDVIGFDVNEDVIDRLHEGDPKVSEPALESYIQDALECNLTPSRRPQPADVHIICVPTPYDELNDEADLTYVKGAGRNVANVLRPGDTVILESTVPPGTTTGILAPIISRGDLNVGENVHLGYTPETVMPGNTLTELRTNDRIVGGVDEASVSAIKSLYEPLTTGEIHVAADPTTAEFVKLAQNAERNVSIAYANTLALLAENYGIDVRSAINLANNHPRVDILSPGPGVGGHCLPVDPRFLSDGSGATELIDIANRVNDRMPEHVIRLLEDAIDSLESKTVAVLGITYKGNVSDTRNSPGLEIAQLLGNVTVDTPPAMDGGWDEGAVTIHDPRATDSRLQLVTLDTAVNDADAVVFGAAHDEFADLNPEDIRSKMTGRTVVDPVDVIDVDHWTEHGFDVRTI; the protein is encoded by the coding sequence ATGACTATCTGCGTCCATGGGCTCGGCTATATCGGGCTTGCAACCGCATCGCTGTTCGCCAACGAAGGTACCGATGTCATTGGTTTCGATGTCAACGAAGATGTAATAGATCGTCTCCACGAGGGTGATCCCAAAGTCAGCGAACCGGCGCTTGAGTCGTACATTCAGGATGCGCTAGAGTGCAATCTAACGCCGAGCCGTCGTCCCCAACCCGCAGATGTGCACATAATCTGCGTTCCAACACCGTACGACGAACTGAACGACGAGGCAGATCTGACCTACGTGAAAGGCGCTGGGCGAAACGTGGCCAACGTTCTCAGGCCAGGCGACACCGTCATTCTGGAATCAACAGTGCCGCCGGGAACAACTACCGGAATCCTGGCGCCGATCATATCACGAGGCGATCTCAATGTCGGTGAAAATGTCCACTTGGGGTACACGCCGGAGACGGTGATGCCAGGGAACACGCTCACAGAACTCCGAACCAACGATCGAATCGTCGGAGGTGTTGATGAAGCCTCGGTTAGCGCTATCAAGTCCCTCTACGAACCGCTTACCACCGGAGAGATACATGTCGCCGCTGACCCAACAACCGCCGAGTTCGTGAAACTCGCACAGAACGCTGAGCGAAACGTCAGTATCGCGTATGCTAACACGCTCGCCCTCCTCGCAGAGAACTACGGCATCGATGTGCGGTCTGCGATCAACCTCGCAAACAACCATCCGCGGGTTGACATTTTGAGTCCTGGTCCAGGGGTAGGTGGACACTGTCTTCCTGTCGACCCACGGTTCCTGAGCGATGGTTCTGGTGCAACGGAGCTAATCGATATAGCGAACCGGGTCAACGACAGGATGCCTGAGCACGTTATCAGATTACTTGAGGACGCTATCGACTCGCTCGAAAGTAAGACTGTAGCTGTTCTTGGAATCACGTACAAGGGTAACGTCAGCGATACTCGAAATAGTCCAGGCTTGGAAATAGCACAACTGCTCGGTAATGTCACGGTGGATACACCCCCGGCCATGGATGGGGGTTGGGACGAGGGGGCAGTCACTATCCACGACCCACGGGCGACGGACTCCAGACTACAGCTCGTCACGCTCGATACAGCAGTAAATGACGCTGATGCGGTGGTATTTGGGGCAGCACACGATGAGTTTGCAGACCTTAACCCGGAAGACATCCGGTCGAAGATGACGGGCCGAACCGTGGTTGATCCGGTCGATGTAATCGACGTGGATCACTGGACTGAGCACGGGTTCGATGTCCGGACAATCTGA